The Coffea arabica cultivar ET-39 chromosome 8e, Coffea Arabica ET-39 HiFi, whole genome shotgun sequence genome window below encodes:
- the LOC140012837 gene encoding auxin-responsive protein SAUR36-like produces the protein MRKSGGLRLGRKMGRVFKWFINRRAQTRAACPRLGSSRCTGGALSKLYNWGRSLRLGAKGLCFAKRKPGYIRVGQEPVAESKNSVSIPKGHLAVYVGEDDDETCRVLVPVIYFNHPLFADLLREAEKVHGFDHPGGIQIPCQKSEFESVKMRIAAAGSGGVNSRGGRSWRQLLLSSRHEKLDN, from the coding sequence ATGCGAAAAAGTGGAGGACTCAGGCTCGGACGCAAAATGGGTCGGGTCTTTAAATGGTTCATTAATCGAAGAGCGCAGACGAGAGCCGCGTGCCCAAGGCTGGGGTCATCTAGGTGCACCGGAGGAGCCTTGTCAAAGCTCTATAACTGGGGCCGTTCGTTGAGGCTTGGAGCTAAAGGGCTATGCTTTGCGAAGCGGAAGCCGGGTTACATTCGGGTCGGGCAAGAACCGGTTGCGGAGTCGAAGAATTCAGTGAGTATACCCAAGGGGCATTTGGCTGTGTACGTGGGGGAAGATGATGATGAGACGTGCAGAGTTCTTGTGCCCGTGATTTATTTTAATCATCCTCTGTTTGCTGACTTGTTAAGGGAGGCTGAAAAGGTTCATGGGTTTGATCATCCTGGTGGAATACAAattccttgtcagaaatctgaaTTCGAAAGTGTTAAAATGAGAATTGCCGCTGCCGGTAGCGGTGGTGTAAACAGCCGTGGTGGGCGGAGCTGGAGACAGTTGCTGCTGAGTAGTCGGCATGAGAAATTGGACAACTGA